The nucleotide sequence GAGGCCTCCCTTTCAATTACCTTCACACCATGGCTGGTAATCCTGAAGTCATGAATCATGTTGGAATGGCTGCGGCCGCGTGATTTCAGTATAACGAGTTTTCTTTCGTATCCCCGGTCCGTTTCCACATTGCGCAGCAAAATCACCGTGTCAATAATGGATGAAAGATCCAGGCCGGTTATCTCTCCCTCCCTGGGGGACGGCGAGGACAGGTTCGTAAGCAGGACCGTTATTCCCTGCTTCTTGCAATGGGTGACCAGCCTGAGAAGATAATCAAAGGCGGAATGCTTGGAGCCCATCCGGCGGCAGGCCGAAATGGCGTCCAGGATCAAATGCCGGGGCTGGAAATCCTCGATGGCCTTGAAAGCCTGGATCAGGTGTTCTTCTATCCCCTGGGACTCCGGCATGGAGGAAATGAACTTTAGATGGCCGGTGTCCAGAGCCGCGTTCATGTCCAGGCCGGGGCTGAGCATGCAGCTTGCCAGCGCGTCCCAGGACTCCTCAAAATCCAGGTATAAAACCTTTTCATGCAAGGATGTTATGGCTCTGCAATAGGAACAGGCAAAGGTGGTTTTGCCGGTCCCGCTGGCGCCGGTGATCAACGTGCAGGAATTACGGCGATATCCCCCGGAAATCAGGGCGTCCAGGTCTTTAACCCCTGAAGTGATGGACTCTCCAAACGCCCGGTGCTGTAAATCGGCCTGGGTTACGGGGATGATCCACAAACCTCTGCCGGTAATCCCAAAAGGATATTCGTTCCTTCCATAGGAGGAACCCCGATATTTCACCACGCGCAAGCGCCTTGTGACCACCTGTTCCGAAACCCTTTGGTCCAGGTGCACGACGCAGTCAGCCATATATTCCAAAAACTCATGATGCCGAAAGGTCCGGGCGCCGGCGTTCGCCTTGACCGTCACCATGGCGGTCAGTCCGGAATCCAGAATCCACTCATGAAGCAAATGGAACTCCCCCCGCTCCCTGGCCTCGTCTCCAAGGAGCCTCAACAGGACGTCCGGTGCGTCAATGACAATATTCTCAGCTTTCATCTCTGCGATTTTATTCTCCAGGATGCCCAGCAAGCCCTGCAGATCGAAGTCTCCGCTAAACACAGCGTCCGGTTTAATGCGCGCGCT is from Desulfatibacillum aliphaticivorans DSM 15576 and encodes:
- the kaiC gene encoding circadian clock protein KaiC: MESNELQGPASACTGKAPKEATGIKGFDEVLMGGVPKGAMTLLVGGPGTGKTMFGLEFLVRGAVNGGPGILLTFEERKDALRRYASSFGWDVKALEEQGRLSLISARIKPDAVFSGDFDLQGLLGILENKIAEMKAENIVIDAPDVLLRLLGDEARERGEFHLLHEWILDSGLTAMVTVKANAGARTFRHHEFLEYMADCVVHLDQRVSEQVVTRRLRVVKYRGSSYGRNEYPFGITGRGLWIIPVTQADLQHRAFGESITSGVKDLDALISGGYRRNSCTLITGASGTGKTTFACSYCRAITSLHEKVLYLDFEESWDALASCMLSPGLDMNAALDTGHLKFISSMPESQGIEEHLIQAFKAIEDFQPRHLILDAISACRRMGSKHSAFDYLLRLVTHCKKQGITVLLTNLSSPSPREGEITGLDLSSIIDTVILLRNVETDRGYERKLVILKSRGRSHSNMIHDFRITSHGVKVIEREASDDGS